A window of Corallococcus macrosporus DSM 14697 contains these coding sequences:
- the ribH gene encoding 6,7-dimethyl-8-ribityllumazine synthase produces the protein MPRYFDGDFLPPKGRFAICVARFNGFITEELAKGAVDTLVRHGVADADIDVYRCPGTYELPGLVRRVTETRQYVGVITLGAVIRGGTPHFDYVAGECAKGIGAVAFEAAAATPATTVTFGVLTTDTVEQAIDRAGVKAGNKGAEATLACIEMVNLYAKMTATEGRKA, from the coding sequence ATGCCTCGCTACTTCGACGGTGACTTTCTACCCCCCAAGGGCCGCTTCGCCATCTGCGTGGCCCGCTTCAACGGCTTCATCACCGAGGAGCTGGCCAAGGGCGCCGTGGACACGCTGGTGCGCCACGGCGTGGCCGACGCGGACATCGACGTGTACCGCTGCCCTGGAACCTATGAGCTGCCCGGCCTGGTCCGCCGCGTGACGGAGACCCGGCAGTACGTGGGCGTCATCACCCTGGGCGCCGTCATCCGTGGCGGCACGCCGCACTTCGACTACGTGGCGGGCGAGTGCGCCAAGGGCATTGGCGCGGTGGCCTTCGAGGCCGCGGCGGCCACGCCGGCGACCACGGTCACCTTCGGCGTGCTGACGACGGACACGGTGGAGCAGGCCATCGACCGGGCGGGCGTGAAGGCGGGGAACAAGGGAGCGGAGGCCACGCTGGCCTGCATCGAGATGGTCAATCTGTACGCGAAGATGACGGCGACGGAAGGAAGGAAGGCGTAG
- a CDS encoding M17 family peptidase N-terminal domain-containing protein, which produces MSQTTTHDIGLEGLDTLGGVDALCLFVAEDDRPLPSSAGFVDWRLCGTLSRVLKNGFFTGAKDDWLLLPSDGKLLVPRVFVVGLGSRHKLDAGALNEALAGAARVLSKAKVDAVALEVPAGGQVEDAARAEAFQKGFLPAFKGGRVAVLADKGLVKSLPARKG; this is translated from the coding sequence GTGAGCCAGACGACGACGCACGACATCGGATTGGAAGGGCTGGACACGCTCGGCGGGGTGGACGCGCTCTGCCTCTTCGTCGCCGAGGATGACCGGCCCCTGCCGTCCTCGGCGGGCTTCGTGGACTGGCGCCTGTGCGGCACGCTCTCGCGGGTGCTGAAGAATGGCTTCTTCACCGGCGCGAAGGACGACTGGCTGCTGCTGCCGTCGGACGGGAAGCTCCTCGTGCCCCGCGTCTTCGTGGTGGGGCTGGGCTCGCGTCATAAGCTGGACGCGGGCGCGCTGAACGAGGCCCTGGCCGGAGCGGCGCGCGTGTTGTCCAAGGCGAAGGTGGACGCGGTGGCGCTGGAGGTCCCCGCGGGCGGTCAGGTGGAGGACGCCGCGCGGGCGGAGGCCTTCCAGAAGGGCTTCCTGCCGGCGTTCAAGGGCGGACGGGTGGCGGTCCTGGCGGACAAGGGGCTCGTCAAGTCGCTGCCTGCACGCAAGGGCTGA
- a CDS encoding riboflavin synthase: MFTGLIQDLGRVERVIPGGMTDLWIHTSLGAASFELGESIAVNGACLTVVERTGDSFRVQAAPETLRRTTLGAVKPGDRVNLERALALGARLGGHLVSGHVDAVSEVLETYPEGGSWVMGFRLPEALAPYFIEKGSVAIDGISLTVNTLEADRFRVQLIPETQERTTLKSRGVGAKVNLEADQIGKYVARLFALQRGQGAPGDAGGLTAAAIKAAGFGTP; encoded by the coding sequence ATGTTTACCGGCCTCATTCAGGACCTTGGCAGGGTGGAGCGCGTCATCCCCGGTGGGATGACGGACCTGTGGATTCACACCTCGCTGGGCGCGGCGTCCTTCGAGCTGGGCGAGTCGATCGCCGTCAACGGCGCCTGCCTCACGGTGGTGGAGCGCACGGGGGACAGCTTCCGCGTCCAGGCCGCGCCGGAGACGCTGCGGCGCACGACGCTGGGGGCGGTGAAGCCTGGAGACCGGGTGAACCTGGAGCGGGCCCTGGCCCTGGGCGCGCGGCTGGGCGGGCACCTGGTCTCCGGCCACGTGGACGCCGTCAGCGAGGTGCTGGAGACCTACCCGGAGGGGGGCTCGTGGGTGATGGGCTTCCGGCTGCCGGAGGCGCTGGCGCCGTACTTCATCGAGAAGGGCTCGGTGGCCATCGACGGCATCAGCCTCACCGTCAACACGCTGGAGGCGGACCGCTTCCGGGTGCAGCTCATCCCGGAGACGCAGGAGCGCACCACCCTGAAGTCGCGGGGCGTGGGGGCGAAGGTGAACCTGGAGGCGGACCAGATTGGCAAGTACGTGGCCCGGCTGTTCGCGCTCCAGCGGGGGCAGGGGGCGCCCGGGGACGCTGGCGGGCTGACGGCGGCGGCCATCAAGGCCGCGGGGTTTGGCACGCCGTAG
- a CDS encoding response regulator, which translates to MRVKVLIVEDSKASREYIAAMVEAVEGVEVVVTSSGFEALKLLPRHRFELIITDINMPDINGLELINFVKKNPNYRDVPLFIITTEGRDQDRERGLALGAAEYLVKPFLPGSLEALLRRYLKLP; encoded by the coding sequence ATGCGTGTCAAGGTGCTGATTGTCGAGGACTCGAAAGCGTCGCGCGAGTACATCGCGGCGATGGTCGAGGCCGTGGAGGGGGTCGAGGTGGTGGTGACCTCGAGCGGCTTCGAAGCGCTGAAGCTGCTGCCGCGTCACCGCTTCGAGCTCATCATCACCGACATCAACATGCCGGACATCAACGGGCTGGAGCTCATCAACTTCGTCAAGAAGAACCCCAACTACCGCGACGTGCCGCTCTTCATCATCACCACGGAGGGACGCGACCAGGACCGCGAGCGTGGGCTCGCGCTGGGCGCCGCGGAGTACCTGGTGAAGCCCTTCCTCCCCGGGAGCCTGGAAGCGCTCCTGCGGCGCTACCTGAAGCTGCCGTGA
- the rpiB gene encoding ribose 5-phosphate isomerase B: MKVILASDHAGLELRQELVAALAARGVAHEDVGPATRDSVDYPDFAARVSRAVASGQATLGVLVCGTGIGMSIVANKHKGIRAALCTTEFEARMARAHNDANVLCLGQRVVGAGVGRAILEAFLSTAFEGGRHERRVQMIREAESQG; encoded by the coding sequence GTGAAAGTCATCCTCGCTTCCGACCACGCGGGCCTGGAGCTCCGGCAGGAGCTGGTGGCGGCGCTCGCCGCGCGGGGCGTGGCCCACGAGGACGTGGGGCCCGCCACGCGGGACTCGGTGGACTATCCGGACTTCGCCGCGCGGGTGTCCCGCGCCGTGGCGTCCGGGCAGGCCACCCTGGGCGTGCTGGTGTGTGGCACCGGCATTGGCATGAGCATCGTGGCCAACAAGCACAAGGGCATCCGGGCGGCCCTGTGCACCACGGAGTTCGAGGCCCGCATGGCCCGGGCTCACAATGACGCCAACGTGCTGTGCCTGGGCCAGCGCGTGGTGGGGGCCGGCGTGGGCCGCGCCATCCTGGAGGCGTTCCTCAGCACTGCTTTCGAAGGCGGCCGCCACGAGCGGCGCGTCCAGATGATTCGCGAGGCCGAGTCCCAGGGCTAA
- the fabG gene encoding 3-oxoacyl-[acyl-carrier-protein] reductase, whose translation MSGFKDKVVLVTGGSRGIGRACAVAFAKAGASTVVISYAGNEAAAQETVKLLEAEGARAEAIRFDVSDSAACASAVDGVVKAHGRLDVLVNNAGVAVDGLVMRVKDEDWDKQLDTNLKGAFTLIRAASRPMMKQRGGAIINITSVVGEMGNGGQAAYSASKAGLIGLTKSVARELSSRNIRVNAVSPGFIGTDMTGHLNDELRQKMLEGIPLGRLGNPEEVAGAVVFLAGDAASYITGEVLKVNGGMYM comes from the coding sequence ATGAGCGGCTTCAAGGACAAGGTCGTGCTGGTGACGGGGGGCTCGCGCGGCATCGGCCGGGCGTGCGCGGTGGCCTTCGCCAAGGCGGGGGCCTCCACCGTGGTCATCAGCTACGCGGGCAACGAGGCGGCGGCCCAGGAGACGGTGAAGCTGCTCGAGGCCGAGGGCGCCAGGGCGGAGGCCATCCGCTTCGACGTGTCCGACAGCGCCGCCTGCGCCAGCGCGGTGGACGGCGTCGTCAAGGCCCACGGCCGGCTGGACGTGCTCGTCAACAACGCGGGCGTGGCGGTGGACGGCCTGGTCATGCGGGTGAAGGACGAGGACTGGGACAAGCAGCTCGACACCAACCTCAAGGGCGCCTTCACGCTCATCCGCGCCGCCAGCCGGCCCATGATGAAGCAGCGGGGCGGCGCCATCATCAACATCACCTCCGTGGTGGGGGAGATGGGCAACGGCGGGCAGGCGGCCTACTCGGCGTCCAAGGCGGGGCTCATTGGCCTGACCAAGTCCGTGGCGCGCGAGCTGTCCAGCCGGAACATCCGCGTCAACGCCGTGTCCCCGGGCTTCATCGGCACGGACATGACCGGGCACCTCAATGACGAGCTGCGCCAGAAGATGCTGGAGGGCATCCCCCTGGGTCGGCTGGGGAATCCAGAGGAGGTCGCCGGCGCCGTCGTCTTCCTGGCGGGGGACGCCGCGTCCTACATCACCGGCGAGGTCCTGAAGGTCAATGGCGGCATGTACATGTAA
- the glyA gene encoding serine hydroxymethyltransferase: protein MENIRTLAEVDPELARVLREETQRQEEGLELIASENFVSPAVMEAVGSVLTNKYAEGYPGKRYYGGCEVVDVAENLAISRAKDLFGAEAVNVQAHSGSQANMGAFMALMKPGDTMLSLDLNSGGHLTHGAAFNFSGKLYKVVHYGLTRDTETIDFAQVESLAKEHKPKVLVVGASAYPRTLDFARFREIADAVGAAMLVDMAHIAGLVAAGVHPSPVPVADIVTSTTHKTLRGPRGGLVLSREPYAKAINSQIFPGIQGGPLMHVIAGKAVAFKEALSPEFKAYQRQIVANAKALAEALLRAGLRLTSGGTDNHLMLVDLRPKKLTGKVAEEVLGKAGITVNKNMIPFDPEKPMTTSGVRVGTPAITTRGMREAEMAVVGRLIGEALDAAQDDAALARIKGQVKELSQGFPLYASRLK from the coding sequence ATGGAGAACATCCGTACGCTGGCCGAAGTGGATCCGGAGCTTGCCCGCGTCCTCCGCGAGGAGACCCAGCGCCAGGAGGAGGGGCTGGAGCTCATCGCGTCCGAGAACTTCGTCTCCCCGGCGGTGATGGAGGCGGTGGGCTCGGTGCTCACCAACAAGTACGCGGAGGGCTACCCCGGCAAGCGCTACTACGGCGGCTGCGAGGTGGTGGACGTCGCGGAGAACCTGGCGATTTCGCGCGCGAAGGATTTGTTCGGCGCGGAGGCCGTCAACGTGCAGGCGCACTCCGGCAGCCAGGCCAACATGGGCGCCTTCATGGCGCTGATGAAGCCGGGCGACACCATGCTGTCGCTGGACCTGAACTCCGGCGGCCACCTCACGCACGGCGCCGCGTTCAACTTCTCCGGCAAGCTCTACAAGGTCGTCCACTACGGCCTGACGCGGGACACGGAGACCATCGACTTCGCGCAGGTGGAGTCGCTGGCCAAGGAGCACAAGCCGAAGGTCCTCGTCGTGGGCGCCAGCGCGTACCCGCGCACGCTGGACTTCGCGAGGTTCCGGGAGATCGCCGACGCGGTGGGCGCGGCCATGCTGGTGGACATGGCGCACATCGCCGGCCTCGTCGCCGCGGGCGTGCATCCCTCGCCGGTGCCGGTGGCGGACATCGTGACCAGCACCACGCACAAGACGCTGCGCGGCCCGCGCGGCGGCCTGGTGCTGAGCCGCGAGCCCTACGCCAAGGCCATCAACAGCCAGATCTTCCCCGGCATCCAGGGCGGCCCGCTGATGCACGTCATCGCCGGCAAGGCGGTGGCCTTCAAGGAGGCCCTGTCGCCGGAGTTCAAGGCCTACCAGCGGCAGATCGTCGCCAACGCGAAGGCGCTGGCGGAGGCGCTCCTGCGCGCGGGCCTGCGGCTGACGTCCGGTGGCACGGACAACCACCTGATGCTGGTGGATCTGCGTCCCAAGAAGCTCACGGGCAAGGTGGCCGAGGAGGTGCTGGGCAAGGCCGGCATCACCGTGAACAAGAACATGATCCCCTTCGACCCGGAGAAGCCGATGACGACCTCCGGCGTCCGGGTGGGCACGCCGGCCATCACCACGCGCGGCATGCGCGAGGCGGAGATGGCGGTGGTGGGCCGGCTCATCGGCGAGGCGCTGGACGCCGCGCAGGACGACGCCGCGCTCGCCCGCATCAAGGGGCAGGTGAAGGAGCTCTCGCAGGGCTTCCCGCTCTACGCCTCGCGGTTGAAGTAG
- the nrdR gene encoding transcriptional regulator NrdR codes for MRCPFCQDAENKVIDSRESHEGSVIRRRRECLACKRRFTTYERVEELYPLIVKKDGRREAFDREKIVNGLKKACEKRPVSADQLEETVVAIERQLQGMGEKEVPSSVIGEEIMRRLRQLDEVAYVRFASVYRSFRDIAEFMDELKALREAEAREQQKAPPTAPVDKGD; via the coding sequence ATGCGCTGCCCCTTCTGTCAGGACGCCGAGAACAAGGTCATCGACTCCCGCGAGTCACACGAGGGCTCCGTCATCCGGCGGCGCCGCGAGTGCCTGGCCTGCAAGCGCCGCTTCACCACGTATGAGCGGGTGGAGGAGCTCTACCCGCTCATCGTGAAGAAGGACGGGCGGCGCGAGGCGTTCGACCGGGAGAAGATCGTCAACGGCCTGAAGAAGGCGTGTGAGAAGCGGCCCGTGTCCGCGGACCAGCTCGAGGAGACGGTGGTCGCCATCGAGCGGCAGCTCCAGGGCATGGGGGAGAAGGAGGTCCCGTCGTCCGTCATCGGCGAGGAGATCATGCGCCGGCTGCGGCAGTTGGACGAGGTGGCCTATGTCCGCTTCGCGTCCGTGTACCGCAGCTTCCGCGACATCGCGGAGTTCATGGACGAGCTGAAGGCCCTGCGAGAGGCCGAGGCGCGCGAGCAGCAGAAGGCGCCTCCCACGGCACCGGTGGACAAGGGCGATTAG
- the nusB gene encoding transcription antitermination factor NusB has protein sequence MGARRTGRERALQALYQLEMAPATTAEALESAWSAAEESAKRDPDAVRFARELVEGVQSHRDEIDQLIERHSHNWRLDRMSRIDRNVLRLGIFELKYRPDIPRKVTINEAVELGKNFGTEESSAFVNGLLDRVAVALNKS, from the coding sequence ATGGGCGCGCGAAGAACGGGACGTGAGCGTGCGCTGCAGGCGCTCTACCAGTTGGAGATGGCCCCCGCGACGACGGCGGAGGCGCTGGAGTCGGCCTGGTCGGCCGCCGAGGAGAGCGCCAAGAGGGATCCGGACGCGGTGAGGTTCGCCCGCGAGCTGGTGGAAGGCGTGCAGTCCCACCGGGACGAAATCGACCAGCTCATCGAACGGCACAGCCACAACTGGCGGCTGGACCGCATGTCCCGCATTGACCGGAACGTGCTGCGCCTGGGCATCTTCGAGCTGAAGTACCGGCCGGACATCCCGCGCAAGGTCACCATCAACGAAGCGGTGGAGCTGGGGAAGAACTTCGGGACGGAGGAGTCGAGCGCCTTCGTCAACGGGCTCCTGGACCGCGTCGCGGTGGCCCTCAACAAGTCGTGA
- the plsX gene encoding phosphate acyltransferase PlsX — translation MRLVLDAMGGDHAPAAPVEGAVFFARAHPGHQVLLVGDEARVAPLLGKLRPPPNLQFHHASEVVEMDEHASTAFRRKRDSSLRVGFELVRDGQAEALVSAGNSGAVMAGGLLTLGRLPGVERPAIAALFPALKGGGRCLLLDAGANVDCRPSHLAQFAVMGEAYVRARMGVARPRVAVLSNGEESSKGTPLTREASELLRRSDLDFVGYVEGKDLFSGEVQVVVTDGFTGNVVLKTSEGVGMGVIGMLRQAIERRGGLAEKVGAMLLQPALAGLRKVVDYAEYGGAPLLGIQGVGIVAHGRSTPRALFNALGAALAMAEGGVQAELTRCIERAAAWLPPPAKGKRATEPGVSD, via the coding sequence ATGAGGCTGGTGCTGGATGCCATGGGCGGCGATCACGCGCCCGCCGCCCCGGTGGAGGGCGCGGTGTTCTTCGCGCGGGCCCACCCGGGCCACCAGGTGCTCCTGGTCGGAGACGAAGCCAGGGTGGCGCCGCTCCTGGGCAAGCTGCGGCCCCCGCCCAACCTCCAGTTCCATCACGCCTCGGAGGTGGTGGAGATGGACGAGCACGCCTCCACGGCCTTCCGCCGCAAGCGCGACTCGTCCCTGCGGGTGGGCTTCGAGTTGGTGCGGGACGGCCAGGCGGAGGCGCTCGTCTCCGCGGGCAACTCCGGGGCCGTCATGGCCGGGGGCCTGCTGACCCTGGGGCGGCTGCCCGGCGTGGAGCGTCCGGCCATCGCCGCGCTCTTCCCCGCGCTCAAGGGCGGCGGCCGGTGCCTGCTCCTGGACGCGGGGGCCAACGTGGACTGCCGGCCGTCGCACCTGGCCCAGTTCGCCGTCATGGGGGAGGCCTACGTGCGCGCCCGCATGGGCGTGGCCCGGCCCCGGGTGGCCGTGCTCTCCAATGGCGAGGAGTCCTCCAAGGGGACGCCGCTCACCCGGGAGGCCAGCGAGCTGCTGCGCCGCTCCGACCTGGACTTCGTGGGCTACGTGGAGGGCAAGGACCTCTTCTCCGGTGAGGTGCAGGTGGTGGTGACGGACGGCTTCACCGGGAATGTCGTCCTGAAGACATCGGAAGGCGTGGGCATGGGCGTCATTGGCATGCTGCGTCAGGCCATCGAGCGGCGCGGGGGGCTGGCGGAGAAGGTGGGGGCCATGCTGCTCCAGCCGGCGCTGGCGGGCCTGCGCAAGGTGGTGGACTACGCCGAGTACGGCGGGGCGCCGCTCCTGGGCATCCAGGGGGTGGGCATCGTCGCGCATGGGCGCTCCACGCCCCGGGCCCTCTTCAACGCGCTGGGGGCGGCGCTGGCCATGGCGGAGGGGGGCGTGCAGGCGGAGTTGACGCGTTGCATTGAGCGCGCGGCGGCATGGCTTCCGCCGCCCGCGAAGGGAAAAAGGGCGACAGAGCCGGGCGTTTCCGATTAG
- the acpP gene encoding acyl carrier protein — translation MSTSTIEAKVKSIIADQLGVGEDEIKPESSFIEDLGADSLDIVELVMAMEEEFEVEIPDEEAENIKCVNDAINYINTHKK, via the coding sequence ATGTCGACGTCAACCATTGAGGCCAAGGTCAAGTCCATCATCGCCGACCAGCTTGGGGTGGGAGAGGATGAGATCAAGCCGGAGTCCTCCTTCATCGAGGACCTGGGCGCGGACAGCCTCGACATCGTGGAACTCGTGATGGCGATGGAAGAGGAGTTCGAGGTCGAGATCCCGGACGAAGAGGCGGAGAACATCAAGTGCGTCAACGACGCCATCAACTACATCAACACCCACAAGAAGTAG
- the ribD gene encoding bifunctional diaminohydroxyphosphoribosylaminopyrimidine deaminase/5-amino-6-(5-phosphoribosylamino)uracil reductase RibD: MRLLTRARLEATRAPRAKRAADFDRAVAEFFMRIALEEAAKGLGRTSPNPVVGAVLVKGGRIIARGYHKKAGTAHAEVVALEAAGARAKGADLYTTLEPCDHYGRTPPCSMAIIEAGVRRVICASADPNPQVSGKGVARMRRAGLKVLTGVLAEEADRLNRPFFKMMRTGLPWVTLKAAVTLDGKLATATGDSRWVTGAPARAWVHRLRDSVDVILVGSNTVRKDDPKLTTRLPGGGGKDPLRVVVDSHLRLSPGYTVFTQRSPARTVVATLEDPEGRKARRFLAQGVDVWQLRQKSGQVDLKALLRRLAREGHNHVMVEGGAEMYGSLLRGHLADALALFLAPKLIGSPGLSWAGDLGVKEMAQALAVKDLTFERHGDDLLLQALL, encoded by the coding sequence ATGCGGCTGCTGACACGGGCAAGGTTGGAGGCGACCCGGGCGCCCCGGGCGAAGCGGGCGGCGGATTTCGACCGGGCGGTGGCGGAGTTCTTCATGCGCATCGCGCTGGAGGAGGCCGCCAAGGGCCTGGGCCGCACCAGCCCCAACCCCGTGGTGGGCGCGGTGCTGGTGAAGGGCGGCCGCATCATCGCCCGCGGCTACCACAAGAAGGCGGGCACGGCGCACGCGGAGGTCGTGGCGCTGGAGGCCGCGGGGGCCCGGGCGAAGGGCGCGGACCTCTACACCACGCTGGAGCCGTGCGACCACTACGGGCGCACCCCGCCGTGCAGCATGGCCATCATCGAGGCGGGCGTCCGGCGCGTCATCTGCGCGTCCGCGGACCCCAACCCCCAGGTGAGCGGCAAGGGCGTGGCGCGGATGCGGCGCGCCGGGCTGAAGGTCCTCACGGGCGTGCTCGCGGAGGAGGCGGACCGCCTCAACCGGCCCTTCTTCAAGATGATGCGCACCGGCCTGCCCTGGGTGACGCTCAAGGCGGCGGTGACGCTGGACGGGAAGCTGGCCACGGCCACCGGGGACTCGCGCTGGGTGACGGGGGCGCCGGCGCGCGCCTGGGTCCACCGGCTGCGTGACTCGGTGGACGTCATCCTGGTGGGCTCCAACACCGTCCGGAAGGACGACCCGAAGCTGACCACGCGGCTGCCCGGCGGCGGTGGGAAGGACCCGCTGCGGGTGGTGGTGGACAGCCACCTGCGCCTGTCGCCGGGCTACACCGTCTTCACGCAGCGCAGCCCCGCACGCACGGTGGTCGCCACGCTGGAGGACCCGGAGGGCCGCAAGGCGCGGCGCTTCCTGGCGCAGGGCGTGGACGTCTGGCAGCTCCGCCAGAAGTCCGGGCAGGTGGACCTCAAGGCCCTGCTGCGGCGGCTGGCCAGGGAGGGCCACAACCACGTCATGGTGGAGGGCGGCGCGGAGATGTACGGCTCCCTCCTGCGCGGGCACCTGGCGGATGCGCTGGCGCTGTTCCTGGCGCCCAAGCTGATTGGCAGCCCGGGCCTGTCCTGGGCGGGCGACCTGGGCGTCAAGGAGATGGCCCAGGCCCTGGCCGTGAAGGACCTGACCTTCGAACGCCACGGCGACGACCTCCTGCTCCAGGCGCTGCTGTAG
- the rpmF gene encoding 50S ribosomal protein L32 — MGVPKKRTSKMRRDRRRAANNNLRSAVQVTKCPNCKEPVLPHRACTSCGQYKGREAIVQAEA; from the coding sequence GTGGGTGTCCCCAAGAAGCGTACTTCGAAGATGCGTCGCGACCGCCGCCGTGCGGCCAACAACAACCTGCGGAGCGCCGTGCAGGTGACCAAGTGCCCGAACTGCAAGGAGCCGGTGCTTCCCCACCGCGCCTGCACGTCCTGTGGCCAGTACAAGGGCCGTGAGGCCATCGTCCAGGCCGAGGCCTGA
- the fabD gene encoding ACP S-malonyltransferase, protein MSKVAFVFPGQGSQAVGMGKDLYEKFPEARAVFDAVDDALGEKLSTRCFEGPDEALKLTANTQPAILTVSLAAHAVFAKRGPAPAFVAGHSLGEYSALVAAGAMDLGDAARAVRARGTFMQEAVPAGVGAMAAVLGLVPEQVKAACQAAAEGQVVAPANYNSPEQTVIAGDAAAVERAGAKCKEAGARRVMPLPVSAPFHCALMAPVQPRLAEVLGRIRVSAPSVPVVTNVEARPNADAARVVPLLLEQVSSPVRWIECVEALKAEGVTRIIELGPGKVLVGLVKRITKDIELFNVEDSASLDKALAALGVAP, encoded by the coding sequence ATGTCGAAGGTCGCGTTCGTGTTCCCCGGGCAGGGCAGCCAGGCCGTGGGGATGGGCAAGGACCTGTATGAGAAGTTCCCGGAGGCCCGGGCCGTGTTCGACGCGGTCGACGACGCCCTGGGGGAGAAGCTCTCCACCCGCTGCTTCGAGGGGCCGGACGAGGCGCTGAAGCTGACGGCCAACACCCAGCCGGCCATCCTCACGGTGTCGCTGGCGGCGCACGCGGTGTTCGCGAAGCGGGGGCCGGCGCCGGCCTTCGTGGCGGGGCACTCGCTGGGCGAGTACTCCGCGCTGGTGGCGGCGGGCGCCATGGACCTGGGCGACGCGGCCCGGGCGGTGCGCGCGCGCGGCACCTTCATGCAGGAGGCGGTGCCCGCGGGCGTGGGGGCCATGGCCGCGGTGCTGGGCCTGGTGCCGGAGCAGGTGAAGGCGGCCTGCCAGGCGGCGGCCGAGGGGCAGGTGGTGGCGCCGGCGAACTACAACTCGCCCGAGCAGACCGTGATTGCCGGTGACGCCGCGGCGGTGGAGCGCGCCGGGGCGAAGTGCAAGGAGGCCGGCGCCAGGCGCGTGATGCCCCTGCCGGTGTCCGCCCCCTTCCACTGCGCGCTGATGGCGCCGGTGCAGCCGCGCCTGGCGGAGGTGCTGGGCCGCATCCGCGTGTCCGCGCCGTCCGTGCCGGTGGTGACCAACGTGGAGGCCCGCCCCAACGCGGACGCGGCGCGCGTGGTGCCGCTGCTGCTGGAGCAGGTGAGCTCGCCGGTGCGCTGGATTGAGTGCGTGGAGGCGCTGAAGGCCGAGGGCGTCACCCGCATCATCGAGCTGGGGCCGGGCAAGGTGCTGGTGGGCCTGGTCAAGCGCATCACCAAGGACATCGAGCTGTTCAACGTCGAGGACTCCGCGAGCCTGGACAAGGCGCTCGCGGCGCTGGGGGTGGCACCATGA
- the fabF gene encoding beta-ketoacyl-ACP synthase II, whose protein sequence is MSERRVVITGTGLVSALGTGTEKNWQALIAGKSGIAQVTRFDVGKIDTRIAGEVKDFEPEKFIEKREVRRMDLYAQFSLAAAQMAVEESGLPVGPDKPHGYIPEKVGVIVGSGIGGISSLEEQHRKGLEKGFDRLSPFFIIQMIINMAPGLISMRYNCKGPNWAPVSACATSAHAIGEAWKSIRLGETDAVIAGGAEAAITPLGLGGFSVMKALSTRNDDPAAASRPFDKDRDGFVMGEGAGILVLEELEAAKKRGANILAEVVGYGANSDAYHVTQPAPEGEGAARCMRLALQSAGMNPEDVGYINAHGTSTPFNDANETKAIKAVFGDHARKVAVSSTKSMTGHMLGAAGGFEGVVSALALARNILPPTINQTTPDPDCDLDYVPNQAREARVNAVMSNSFGFGGTNAVLLFKRF, encoded by the coding sequence GTGTCAGAGCGTCGAGTCGTCATCACCGGAACCGGGCTCGTTTCGGCCCTGGGTACCGGCACCGAGAAGAACTGGCAGGCGTTGATCGCCGGCAAGTCGGGTATTGCCCAAGTCACCCGCTTTGACGTTGGCAAGATCGACACGCGCATCGCGGGCGAGGTGAAGGACTTCGAGCCCGAGAAGTTCATCGAGAAGCGCGAAGTGCGCCGGATGGACCTCTATGCGCAGTTCTCGCTCGCCGCCGCGCAGATGGCGGTGGAGGAGTCGGGGCTGCCCGTCGGTCCGGACAAGCCGCACGGCTACATCCCCGAGAAGGTCGGCGTCATCGTCGGCTCGGGCATCGGCGGCATCTCCTCTCTGGAAGAGCAGCACCGCAAGGGGCTGGAGAAGGGGTTCGACCGGCTGTCGCCCTTCTTCATCATCCAGATGATCATCAACATGGCGCCCGGCCTCATCTCCATGCGGTACAACTGCAAGGGGCCGAACTGGGCGCCGGTGTCCGCCTGCGCCACCAGCGCGCACGCCATTGGCGAGGCCTGGAAGTCCATCCGGCTGGGAGAGACGGACGCGGTCATCGCGGGTGGGGCCGAGGCGGCCATCACCCCGCTGGGGCTGGGCGGCTTCTCCGTGATGAAGGCGCTGTCCACGCGCAATGACGACCCGGCCGCCGCCAGCCGTCCCTTCGACAAGGACCGCGACGGCTTCGTCATGGGCGAGGGCGCGGGCATCCTCGTCCTGGAGGAGCTGGAGGCCGCGAAGAAGCGCGGCGCCAACATCCTGGCGGAGGTGGTGGGCTACGGCGCCAACTCGGACGCGTACCACGTCACCCAGCCGGCGCCGGAGGGCGAGGGCGCGGCGCGCTGCATGCGGCTGGCGCTCCAGTCCGCGGGGATGAACCCGGAGGACGTGGGCTACATCAACGCCCACGGCACCTCGACGCCGTTCAACGACGCCAACGAGACGAAGGCCATCAAGGCGGTGTTCGGCGACCACGCGCGCAAGGTCGCCGTGTCGTCCACCAAGTCCATGACGGGCCACATGCTCGGCGCGGCGGGCGGCTTCGAGGGCGTGGTCAGCGCGCTGGCGCTGGCGCGCAACATCCTGCCGCCCACCATCAACCAGACGACGCCTGATCCGGACTGCGACCTGGACTACGTGCCCAACCAGGCGCGCGAGGCCCGCGTCAACGCGGTGATGAGCAACTCGTTCGGCTTCGGCGGCACCAACGCGGTGCTGCTCTTCAAGCGCTTCTAG